The Eriocheir sinensis breed Jianghai 21 chromosome 4, ASM2467909v1, whole genome shotgun sequence genome has a segment encoding these proteins:
- the LOC127009022 gene encoding centrosome-associated protein Alms1a-like isoform X11, with amino-acid sequence MMPANVRPGGSAASQKPPHAVPTRAMSLDSLHEKKSTVNLDQKIQEYLPTRVSRAVPKINHAAMQFVKTGPAGLYKSAAEQLKKAEEVKELRKTMVNEETEWQEQPSSSSSKGALDEGSDWQSNLDKWKSSRRKRLQTTVDSIIQIKKNEEEEELSRMRKKSKTFSQIQEDKTKRGRKYNLTVHNDDDNDLSSLGLSPSKSNGSIADTQEDQDAKDLDQDNKDAKSDAGFCTGSDTGSDGVFAEDNISDTSSALGDKKEAHDSLLDTGGSKDEEPHLNGHSSSLISESFTSTTTTISSSHTAEYTYDKAIAGYKQYAENSAKKRTSSITSLNSNASQKEEDKKEKLRVNGRSPSPSKGSKLEEKVSFFSKEMEKENRVSPEPKVVLREKSPKVNISQRRSMFENVDLSTVQTDRQQKQMNRRSLDIKSKVASFENLESEPPARVRSTTPSRETNLRSKVSSFENLTVETNKVRGITPPRDANFHVKLATFTSPDSDSVAIKKRTPERDANFHKKLASFTAFETEETSREQKIVPQRDPSLKKKIASYEQLEQAAEPRSLNSREESMKSKDRSVSLENLDEPPVNVKMRPARSMMNITRRTPSTPYMEVELESSRSEKECVVEAQPVVNAQVFEIASKLEETPLLGSPINKAPSSTLDPPTALEEDSLELAKEYSDADINEVINDYEQVGEMLEDSSDHPENIYENITDEPTYENIYEKVDDGNLESHEPVEEHQYQTLEEVRKEVVPPPPPPARIPPPKPMEPPEVLDVTWTDGPSQAAPPSEPPPPPPPDDDSDSDASEQPQSLPAQEEDGFKRENSTRRLKKELWRRRSDFLGTSSQYIEEQAVKPPPDLSDLLRQEREAERSLIGSKVVKTTTQETLSELEIARREREIIENLERSEQMRQQQELEQQQSWGSQREEVGAGETDDHLQYQEVMNPLTASQLETGPKVAKVVPVTSTNNPENSYSVTETSDVEHGVDWAHATLKSTSSIEERHTEVLDKRIANVPSVTQFRIATQTSEVNERRLVTDHLVASSSTLDYSTSSVASGSQSDEYKKLAELEEEMMRHDKDMLRRAGHLPDTPPSSASSQLADPYENQIGSIIPPPVDSYKVQRRQPPSHLPLQEFYTAPTYESTPPLEEDLAPSMEDKGVGLPAGSPSQYTTLASPHPFSRSSSHSSIETNKHVPLQAARSTPLASPRESIPEPLPRKNKVVTPPVPSKTQRMLPDLNTAERLEAMRVSRMTSSESLMSSGDPMEPQGGSSALSGQQMSKQTLLALSAIPKPRLTDNESWIKKKEGQKRDYSKHWLHQEAEQRRLEQQDRISRPKQTPPLPQRRSPQSASPQFPPHQHPSSHTASYQPTQNTSPMFSPQSPNPTYSSYPQALRNPSPSRNASSIANNINNNTSNNTSSNNSSSAPISPLTTSTSTTTNNNSNSWRNQATTYQPHVPAPAPAANGDKALPESIINNLTQRINNKNTKTTYNSSSGRAGSNFTNSNYRDENYHDYMNADALSSPSGPSPLFQAGQPSPPSTQQAETNTQQDQRLLSVSGKKKCSHCSEELGRGAAMIIESLRLFYHIPCFKCCVCGIQLGNGSAGADVRVRNHKLHCHNCYSNDEGMKFSKV; translated from the exons cagccctcctcctcatccagcaAGGGCGCATTAGATGAAGGCTCTGATTGGCAGTCG AATCTGGACAAGTGGAAAAGCTCGCGGCGGAAGCGTCTCCAGACCACCGTGGACTCCATCATCCAGAtcaagaagaatgaggaggaagaggagctgagcCGCATGCGCAAAAAGAGCAAGACCTTCAGCCAGATACAGGAGGACAA GACCAAGAGAGGCCGCAAGTACAACCTGACAGTTCACAACGATGATGACAATGACCTCAGTAGCCTCGGCCTCAGTCCCAGCAAGAGCAATGGCTCCATCGCCGACACACAGGAGGACCAGGATGCCAAGGATCTTGACCAGGACAACAAGGACGCCAAAAGTGATGCTGGCTTCTGCACCGGCTCGGACACTGGCAGCGACGGAGTGTTTGCCGAGGACAACATCAGCGACACCTCCTCTGCCCTG GGGGACAAGAAGGAGGCACATGACTCCCTCCTGGACACTGGAGGCTCCAAAGATGAAGAGCCTCACCTCAATGGCCACAGCTCAAGCCTTATCAGTGAAtcgttcacctccaccaccaccaccatctcctcctcccacacagcaGAGTACACCTATGACAAGGCCATAGCAGGCTACAAGCAGTATGCAGAAAACAGTGCCAAAAAGAGAACCTCCAGCATCACAAGCCTGAACAGCAATGCCagccaaaaggaggaagacaagaaggagaaaCTACGTGTAAATGGCCGCTCACCCAGCCCCAGCAAGGGTTCAAAGCTTGAGGAGAAAGTAAGCTTCTTttcaaaggaaatggaaaaagaaaacagagtcAGTCCAGAACCTAAAGTTGTATTGAGGGAAAAATCACCCAAGGTCAACATTAGTCAGAGGCGATCAATGTTCGAGAATGTTGACTTATCGACAGTACAGACTGATCGCCAACAGAAGCAGATGAACAGAAGGTCTCTTGATATAAAAAGCAAGGTGGCATCCTTTGAAAACCTGGAGTCAGAGCCTCCGGCCAGAGTGCGGTCGACCACTCCAAGTCGGGAGACAAACTTGAGATCAAAGGTGTCTTCATTTGAAAACCTGACCGTGGAGACCAACAAAGTGCGCGGAATAACTCCACCAAGAGATGCAAACTTCCACGTCAAATTAGCAACATTTACTTCTCCAGATTCTGACTCTGTTGCCATTAAAAAGCGAACACCTGAGAGAGATGCAAATTTCCACAAAAAACTTGCATCATTTACTGCTTTTGAAACCGAAGAAACATCTCGGGAGCAAAAGATAGTCCCTCAGAGAGACCCATCTTTGAAGAAGAAGATAGCATCATATGAGCAGCTTGAACAGGCAGCAGAACCTCGCTCTCTAAATTCTCGGGAAGAATCAATGAAGAGTAAAGACAGATCAGTGAGTTTGGAAAATCTGGACGAACCACCGGTGAACGTAAAGATGCGGCCAGCTCGCTCCATGATGAACATTACAAGACGCACCCCATCCACACCTTATATGGAAGTTGAGTTGGAAAGTTCTAGATCAGAAAAGGAGTGTGTGGTGGAAGCACAGCCAGTG GTGAATGCTCAAGTTTTTGAGATTGCTTCAAAGCTTGAGGAGACACCTCTCCTAGGCTCCCCCATCAACAAGGCTCCCTCCTCCACGCTCGACCCCCCGACAGCCCTGGAGGAGGACTCCCTGGAGCTGGCAAAGGAGTACAGTGATGCTGACatcaatgag GTTATAAATGATTATGAACAAGTTGGTGAAATGCTGGAGGATTCCTCAGACCATCCAGAAAACATCTATGAAAATATAACTGATGAACCCACTTATGAAAATATTTACGAGAAG GTTGATGACGGTAATCTTGAGAGCCATGAGCCAGTAGAGGAGCACCAGTACCAGACcctggaggaggtaaggaaggaggtggtgcctcctcctccacccccagccAGGATCCCTCCCCCAAAACCCATGGAGCCACCAGAG GTGCTAGATGTGACGTGGACGGATGGCCCCTCCCAGGCGGCCCCTCCCTCggaaccccctccccctcctccccccgatGACGATTCTGACAGCGATGCTTCTGAGCAGCCGCAGAGTCTGCCAGCGCAGGAGGAG GATGGCTTTAAGCGAGAGAACTCCACTCGCCGATTGAAGAAAGAGCTTTGGAGGCGCAGGTCAGACTTCTTGGGCACGTCCTCGCAGTACATTGAAG AGCAAGCTGTGAAGCCTCCCCCGGACCTCAGTGACTTGCTGAGGCAGGAGCGTGAGGCAGAGCGCAGCCTGATTGGCTCCAAGGTGGTCAAGACCACCACCCAGGAG ACTCTGAGCGAACTGGAAATTGCACGTCGAGAACGTGAGATTATAGAAAACTTGGAGCGTTCAGAACAAATGAGGCAGCAACAGGAGCTGGAACAGCAGCAGTCATGGGGAAGTCAGCGAGAGGAAGTGGGGGCCGGAGAGACAGATGACCACTTGCAGTACCAGGAG GTTATGAATCCTCTGACTGCCTCTCAACTGGAAACAGGACCCAAGGTTGCTAAAGTAGTTCCTGTAACCTCAACTAACAACCCTGAGAACTCCTATTCTGTCACTGAAACCTCAGATGTAGAGCATGGTGTTGACTGGGCTCATGCAACTTTGAAATCTACTAGTAGCATTGAAGAAAGACACACTGAGGTCTTAGATAAACGCATAGCAAATGTTCCATCTGTGACACAATTCAGGATTGCAACTCAGACCTCAGAAGTGAATGAAAGACGGCTGGTCACTGACCACTTAGTGGCCTCCAGCTCCACTTTGGACTACAGTACCAGCTCTGTTGCTTCTGGCTCACAGTCTGATGAGTATAAG AAACTTGCTGAGCTGGAAGAGGAAATGATGCGTCACGACAAGGACATGCTGCGCCGTGCTGGTCACCTGCCAGACACACCACCGTCATCAGCCAGCAGCCAGCTGGCAGACCCATACGAAAACCAAATTGGCTCAATCATCCCCCCGCCTGTTGACAGCTACAAGGTGCAGCGGCGGCAGCCACCTTCACATCTCCCTCTCCAAGAGTTCTACACAGCCCCCACCTATGAGTCCACTCCCCCACTGGAGGAGGACCTTGCACCCTCCATGGAAGACAAGGGTGTTGGCCTTCCTGCTGGCTCTCCCTCACAGTATACCACCCTGGCATCCCCCCATCCTTTCTCTCGCTCCAGCTCTCATTCTTCtattgaaacaaacaaacatgtgcCCCTTCAGGCAGCCAGGTCTACACCTTTGGCATCACCGAGGGAGTCCATCCCAGAGCCTCTACCACGCAAGAATAAAGTGGTGACTCCTCCAGTTCCCAGCAAGACACAGAGAATGTTGCCAGACTTAAACACAGCTGAGCGTCTTGAGGCTATGAG GGTGAGCCGCATGACTTCAAGTGAGTCCCTGATGAGTAGTGGAGACCCCATGGAGCCACAGGGAGGCTCATCTGCACTCTCAGGTCAACAAATGTCCAAGCAGACACTCCTGGCACTCTCAGCCATACCCAAACCCAGACTCACAGATAATGAAAGTTGgattaagaagaaagagggacAAAAGAGGGACTACAGCAAGCACTGGCTCCATCAG GAAGCTGAGCAGAGGAGATTGGAGCAACAAGACCGAATCTCCCGCCCCAAACAAACCCCACCACTGCCCCAGCGAAGGTCCCCCCAGAGTGCATCGCCACAGTTCCCTCCTCACCAGCACCCCTCGTCACACACCGCAAGTTACCAACCCACACAGAACACGTCACCCATGTTTTCCCCACAAAGCCCCAATCCTACCTACTCCAGTTACCCTCAGGCTTTGAGGAACCCATCACCAAGCCGCAATGCCAGTTCCATTGCAAATAACATTAACAACAATACCAGTAACAACACCAGTAGCAATAACAGCAGCAGTGCCCCCATTTCTCCACTCACCACCTCCAcatccacaaccaccaacaacaactccaACAGCTGGAGAAATCAGGCCACCACCTACCAGCCTCATGTCCCTGCCCCAGCACCAGCAGCTAATGGGGACAAGGCTCTCCCAGAGTCAATAATCAACAACCTCACTCAAAGAATCAATAACAAGAACACCAAGACCACATACAACTCTTCTAGTGGAAG AGCGGGAAGCAACTTTACAAACAGTAATTACCGTGATGAGAACTATCACGACTACATGAATGCCGATGCCTTGAGCTCCCCCTCTGGCCCCAGCCCACTCTTCCAAGCAGGCCAGCCGTCACCTCCATCCACTCAGCAGGCAGAAACCAACACCCAACAAGACCAGAGACTTCTTAGTGTCTCAGGGAAAAAGAAGTGCTCTCATTGTTCTGAAGAGCTTG GCCGTGGGGCAGCCATGATCATTGAAAGTCTGCGGCTGTTCTACCACATCCCTTGCTTCAAGTGCTGCGTGTGCGGTATCCAGCTTGGGAATGGCTCTGCTGGTGCTGACGTGAGAGTAAGAAACCACAAACTGCACTGCCATAATTGCTACTCCAATGATGAAG GGATGAAGTTCAGTAAAGTATAG
- the LOC127009022 gene encoding bromodomain-containing protein 4-like isoform X12, translating to MMPANVRPGGSAASQKPPHAVPTRAMSLDSLHEKKSTVNLDQKIQEYLPTRVSRAVPKINHAAMQFVKVNTGPAGLYKSAAEQLKKAEEVKELRKTMVNEETEWQEQPSSSSSKGALDEGSDWQSNLDKWKSSRRKRLQTTVDSIIQIKKNEEEEELSRMRKKSKTFSQIQEDKTKRGRKYNLTVHNDDDNDLSSLGLSPSKSNGSIADTQEDQDAKDLDQDNKDAKSDAGFCTGSDTGSDGVFAEDNISDTSSALGDKKEAHDSLLDTGGSKDEEPHLNGHSSSLISESFTSTTTTISSSHTAEYTYDKAIAGYKQYAENSAKKRTSSITSLNSNASQKEEDKKEKLRVNGRSPSPSKGSKLEEKVSFFSKEMEKENRVSPEPKVVLREKSPKVNISQRRSMFENVDLSTVQTDRQQKQMNRRSLDIKSKVASFENLESEPPARVRSTTPSRETNLRSKVSSFENLTVETNKVRGITPPRDANFHVKLATFTSPDSDSVAIKKRTPERDANFHKKLASFTAFETEETSREQKIVPQRDPSLKKKIASYEQLEQAAEPRSLNSREESMKSKDRSVSLENLDEPPVNVKMRPARSMMNITRRTPSTPYMEVELESSRSEKECVVEAQPVVSCKQDSTNVQGPTKRTTVYEIFEKCQVSRDVESAPLYSIFQYLSPEVNAQVFEIASKLEETPLLGSPINKAPSSTLDPPTALEEDSLELAKEYSDADINEVINDYEQVGEMLEDSSDHPENIYENITDEPTYENIYEKVDDGNLESHEPVEEHQYQTLEEVRKEVVPPPPPPARIPPPKPMEPPEVLDVTWTDGPSQAAPPSEPPPPPPPDDDSDSDASEQPQSLPAQEEDGFKRENSTRRLKKELWRRRSDFLGTSSQYIEEQAVKPPPDLSDLLRQEREAERSLIGSKVVKTTTQETLSELEIARREREIIENLERSEQMRQQQELEQQQSWGSQREEVGAGETDDHLQYQEKLAELEEEMMRHDKDMLRRAGHLPDTPPSSASSQLADPYENQIGSIIPPPVDSYKVQRRQPPSHLPLQEFYTAPTYESTPPLEEDLAPSMEDKGVGLPAGSPSQYTTLASPHPFSRSSSHSSIETNKHVPLQAARSTPLASPRESIPEPLPRKNKVVTPPVPSKTQRMLPDLNTAERLEAMRVSRMTSSESLMSSGDPMEPQGGSSALSGQQMSKQTLLALSAIPKPRLTDNESWIKKKEGQKRDYSKHWLHQEAEQRRLEQQDRISRPKQTPPLPQRRSPQSASPQFPPHQHPSSHTASYQPTQNTSPMFSPQSPNPTYSSYPQALRNPSPSRNASSIANNINNNTSNNTSSNNSSSAPISPLTTSTSTTTNNNSNSWRNQATTYQPHVPAPAPAANGDKALPESIINNLTQRINNKNTKTTYNSSSGRAGSNFTNSNYRDENYHDYMNADALSSPSGPSPLFQAGQPSPPSTQQAETNTQQDQRLLSVSGKKKCSHCSEELGRGAAMIIESLRLFYHIPCFKCCVCGIQLGNGSAGADVRVRNHKLHCHNCYSNDEGMKFSKV from the exons cagccctcctcctcatccagcaAGGGCGCATTAGATGAAGGCTCTGATTGGCAGTCG AATCTGGACAAGTGGAAAAGCTCGCGGCGGAAGCGTCTCCAGACCACCGTGGACTCCATCATCCAGAtcaagaagaatgaggaggaagaggagctgagcCGCATGCGCAAAAAGAGCAAGACCTTCAGCCAGATACAGGAGGACAA GACCAAGAGAGGCCGCAAGTACAACCTGACAGTTCACAACGATGATGACAATGACCTCAGTAGCCTCGGCCTCAGTCCCAGCAAGAGCAATGGCTCCATCGCCGACACACAGGAGGACCAGGATGCCAAGGATCTTGACCAGGACAACAAGGACGCCAAAAGTGATGCTGGCTTCTGCACCGGCTCGGACACTGGCAGCGACGGAGTGTTTGCCGAGGACAACATCAGCGACACCTCCTCTGCCCTG GGGGACAAGAAGGAGGCACATGACTCCCTCCTGGACACTGGAGGCTCCAAAGATGAAGAGCCTCACCTCAATGGCCACAGCTCAAGCCTTATCAGTGAAtcgttcacctccaccaccaccaccatctcctcctcccacacagcaGAGTACACCTATGACAAGGCCATAGCAGGCTACAAGCAGTATGCAGAAAACAGTGCCAAAAAGAGAACCTCCAGCATCACAAGCCTGAACAGCAATGCCagccaaaaggaggaagacaagaaggagaaaCTACGTGTAAATGGCCGCTCACCCAGCCCCAGCAAGGGTTCAAAGCTTGAGGAGAAAGTAAGCTTCTTttcaaaggaaatggaaaaagaaaacagagtcAGTCCAGAACCTAAAGTTGTATTGAGGGAAAAATCACCCAAGGTCAACATTAGTCAGAGGCGATCAATGTTCGAGAATGTTGACTTATCGACAGTACAGACTGATCGCCAACAGAAGCAGATGAACAGAAGGTCTCTTGATATAAAAAGCAAGGTGGCATCCTTTGAAAACCTGGAGTCAGAGCCTCCGGCCAGAGTGCGGTCGACCACTCCAAGTCGGGAGACAAACTTGAGATCAAAGGTGTCTTCATTTGAAAACCTGACCGTGGAGACCAACAAAGTGCGCGGAATAACTCCACCAAGAGATGCAAACTTCCACGTCAAATTAGCAACATTTACTTCTCCAGATTCTGACTCTGTTGCCATTAAAAAGCGAACACCTGAGAGAGATGCAAATTTCCACAAAAAACTTGCATCATTTACTGCTTTTGAAACCGAAGAAACATCTCGGGAGCAAAAGATAGTCCCTCAGAGAGACCCATCTTTGAAGAAGAAGATAGCATCATATGAGCAGCTTGAACAGGCAGCAGAACCTCGCTCTCTAAATTCTCGGGAAGAATCAATGAAGAGTAAAGACAGATCAGTGAGTTTGGAAAATCTGGACGAACCACCGGTGAACGTAAAGATGCGGCCAGCTCGCTCCATGATGAACATTACAAGACGCACCCCATCCACACCTTATATGGAAGTTGAGTTGGAAAGTTCTAGATCAGAAAAGGAGTGTGTGGTGGAAGCACAGCCAGTGGTGAGTTGCAAGCAAGATTCTACTAATGTTCAGGGACCAACCAAACGCACTACTGTCTACGAAATCTTTGAGAAGTGCCAAGTCAGTCGAGATGTTGAATCTGCTCCCTTGTATTCTATATTCCAGTACCTCAGCCCAGAG GTGAATGCTCAAGTTTTTGAGATTGCTTCAAAGCTTGAGGAGACACCTCTCCTAGGCTCCCCCATCAACAAGGCTCCCTCCTCCACGCTCGACCCCCCGACAGCCCTGGAGGAGGACTCCCTGGAGCTGGCAAAGGAGTACAGTGATGCTGACatcaatgag GTTATAAATGATTATGAACAAGTTGGTGAAATGCTGGAGGATTCCTCAGACCATCCAGAAAACATCTATGAAAATATAACTGATGAACCCACTTATGAAAATATTTACGAGAAG GTTGATGACGGTAATCTTGAGAGCCATGAGCCAGTAGAGGAGCACCAGTACCAGACcctggaggaggtaaggaaggaggtggtgcctcctcctccacccccagccAGGATCCCTCCCCCAAAACCCATGGAGCCACCAGAG GTGCTAGATGTGACGTGGACGGATGGCCCCTCCCAGGCGGCCCCTCCCTCggaaccccctccccctcctccccccgatGACGATTCTGACAGCGATGCTTCTGAGCAGCCGCAGAGTCTGCCAGCGCAGGAGGAG GATGGCTTTAAGCGAGAGAACTCCACTCGCCGATTGAAGAAAGAGCTTTGGAGGCGCAGGTCAGACTTCTTGGGCACGTCCTCGCAGTACATTGAAG AGCAAGCTGTGAAGCCTCCCCCGGACCTCAGTGACTTGCTGAGGCAGGAGCGTGAGGCAGAGCGCAGCCTGATTGGCTCCAAGGTGGTCAAGACCACCACCCAGGAG ACTCTGAGCGAACTGGAAATTGCACGTCGAGAACGTGAGATTATAGAAAACTTGGAGCGTTCAGAACAAATGAGGCAGCAACAGGAGCTGGAACAGCAGCAGTCATGGGGAAGTCAGCGAGAGGAAGTGGGGGCCGGAGAGACAGATGACCACTTGCAGTACCAGGAG AAACTTGCTGAGCTGGAAGAGGAAATGATGCGTCACGACAAGGACATGCTGCGCCGTGCTGGTCACCTGCCAGACACACCACCGTCATCAGCCAGCAGCCAGCTGGCAGACCCATACGAAAACCAAATTGGCTCAATCATCCCCCCGCCTGTTGACAGCTACAAGGTGCAGCGGCGGCAGCCACCTTCACATCTCCCTCTCCAAGAGTTCTACACAGCCCCCACCTATGAGTCCACTCCCCCACTGGAGGAGGACCTTGCACCCTCCATGGAAGACAAGGGTGTTGGCCTTCCTGCTGGCTCTCCCTCACAGTATACCACCCTGGCATCCCCCCATCCTTTCTCTCGCTCCAGCTCTCATTCTTCtattgaaacaaacaaacatgtgcCCCTTCAGGCAGCCAGGTCTACACCTTTGGCATCACCGAGGGAGTCCATCCCAGAGCCTCTACCACGCAAGAATAAAGTGGTGACTCCTCCAGTTCCCAGCAAGACACAGAGAATGTTGCCAGACTTAAACACAGCTGAGCGTCTTGAGGCTATGAG GGTGAGCCGCATGACTTCAAGTGAGTCCCTGATGAGTAGTGGAGACCCCATGGAGCCACAGGGAGGCTCATCTGCACTCTCAGGTCAACAAATGTCCAAGCAGACACTCCTGGCACTCTCAGCCATACCCAAACCCAGACTCACAGATAATGAAAGTTGgattaagaagaaagagggacAAAAGAGGGACTACAGCAAGCACTGGCTCCATCAG GAAGCTGAGCAGAGGAGATTGGAGCAACAAGACCGAATCTCCCGCCCCAAACAAACCCCACCACTGCCCCAGCGAAGGTCCCCCCAGAGTGCATCGCCACAGTTCCCTCCTCACCAGCACCCCTCGTCACACACCGCAAGTTACCAACCCACACAGAACACGTCACCCATGTTTTCCCCACAAAGCCCCAATCCTACCTACTCCAGTTACCCTCAGGCTTTGAGGAACCCATCACCAAGCCGCAATGCCAGTTCCATTGCAAATAACATTAACAACAATACCAGTAACAACACCAGTAGCAATAACAGCAGCAGTGCCCCCATTTCTCCACTCACCACCTCCAcatccacaaccaccaacaacaactccaACAGCTGGAGAAATCAGGCCACCACCTACCAGCCTCATGTCCCTGCCCCAGCACCAGCAGCTAATGGGGACAAGGCTCTCCCAGAGTCAATAATCAACAACCTCACTCAAAGAATCAATAACAAGAACACCAAGACCACATACAACTCTTCTAGTGGAAG AGCGGGAAGCAACTTTACAAACAGTAATTACCGTGATGAGAACTATCACGACTACATGAATGCCGATGCCTTGAGCTCCCCCTCTGGCCCCAGCCCACTCTTCCAAGCAGGCCAGCCGTCACCTCCATCCACTCAGCAGGCAGAAACCAACACCCAACAAGACCAGAGACTTCTTAGTGTCTCAGGGAAAAAGAAGTGCTCTCATTGTTCTGAAGAGCTTG GCCGTGGGGCAGCCATGATCATTGAAAGTCTGCGGCTGTTCTACCACATCCCTTGCTTCAAGTGCTGCGTGTGCGGTATCCAGCTTGGGAATGGCTCTGCTGGTGCTGACGTGAGAGTAAGAAACCACAAACTGCACTGCCATAATTGCTACTCCAATGATGAAG GGATGAAGTTCAGTAAAGTATAG